The sequence GGATGCGCGGTGATCAGCCTCGCGGTGGCGCAGACGTGGCCGCGGTGGCGCGCGGGCGGGGCGAGTACGCCCGCGCCCGTCGTCCTCACGGCCGAACCCACCGTGGTCGCCGCCGTGGCCGCCGATTTCCGCCGGGCGAGTGGTCGTGACCTGCCGGGGCGCGCGCGCGACCTCGACGCCGTGCGCGCGGCGGTGGCGTTTCCGGTGTGGCCGTTGCTCCGCGATGATCTCCGTCTGGTGGGGGCGTGGACGACCGAGCTCGATGGGGAGCTGGCGGCGGTGCTCGCGTACCGATGGCACGATCGCGTGATCATGCAGTACGCCCTCTCCGACGCCGCGCTGTTCCGTGCGGTGGACATCCGTCGCGCCTTTGGCGCCGGTCAGCCGATCGCCGCGCAGGATGGCAACGTGGGCGTCGTGGGGTGGACCGAAGCGCAGGGCGGTGCGTTTCTGGTTGGTGACGTGACGTGGCGCACGTTGCAGGGGCTTCAGCCGGTCGCCCGTTGACGCCTCCGCTGGTGTGGTGCGCAGGCCGACGACGGGGTGACGACGTGCGAACCGCGTGATCACGCTGCGCTTCTGGAAAGGCTGTGACACCAATCAAACGGTTCGAGTTGCGCACGCCGTGCGCACGCCGCCAATTGGGGGCGTGTTTCCCACCACCGATCTTCCCGGGCGACGGAACGTCGCCCACCGCGTCCGCATGCTGATGCTTGGCGCTGGCCTAGCTGTCGCTGCCCCACGGGCGCCGCTCGACGCGCAGGTCGCGCCGCCGCGCGACTCGACGTCCACGGCGACGTCGCTCGATTCGCTGGCCGCGCGTCTGGCGCGGACCGAAGAGGCGCTGCGATTGCTCCGCGAACAGCTGGCGACGGAATCGGCCGCGCAGGTGCGCCTGCGTTCCCGCGCGCAGCTCGAGCTCTCGGCGCGCCTCGTCATGAACAGCTTCCGCTCGTCGGGCAATCTGCAGGGCGGCGAATCGCCGGTCTTTGCCTCCCCCGACCGCGCCCGCGATCCCGAATACGGATCGGCGGGACGGTCCAATCTGGGGGCGTCGTTTCGCCAGACCCTCATCGGCGCGACGGCCACGATCGACAGCGTGCTCGGTGGCACACTCGCCGCCGATCTGGAAGTCGACTTCTTCGCGCGCGCCACCGACGCCAATCCGCCGCTCTTTCCGGAACCGCGGCTGCGCACGGCGCGCGTCTTTCTGACGCGCCCCAAGACCGACATCATGCTCGGCACCGAGACACCGCTGATCTCGGATCTCAATCCGATCAGTTCGGCGGGCGTGGGCATTCCGGTCTTTGCGACGGCGGGCAATCTGTGGAACTGGCTCCCGCAGCTGCGCGTGACGCGCGAGGTGTGGTCGCGCGCGGGGGCGCGCGCGGTGTCGGTCGCGCTGCAGGGGGCGCTCATGGCGCCGTATGCGAACGAACGCCATCTCGCCAACCTGACGGGGCCCGACGCCGCGGCTCTCACCGGCAAGCCGGCGGTGGAGTCGCGCGTGCGCGTGCGTTGGGGGACCGAGCATGATGTCGTGGCCGCGCAGGGCGTTCACACGCGCGGTGGGGAGATCGGCGTCGGCGTTCACAGTGGAGCGCTCCGCGTCGCCGGCGATTCGTCGCTCCATTCGTGGGCCGTGAGCACCGATCTCCGGGTGCCGTTGGGCACGCGCGTGGAACTGCGCGGCGAGGGCTATCGCGGGCGCCTCATCCGCGGCCTGGGTGGTGGCGCCATTGGGCAGAACTTCGGTACGCTGGGCGTCAGCGAGCAACCCGGCGTCCCGCTCACCGATACCGCCGGGTGGCTGCAGCTCAACGCCCAGATGACCCCCATGCTCATCGCCGGCGGCGGCTGCGGCACCGATCGCGTGCATGAGCGCGCGGTGGATCGCCGCCGCAATACCGCCTGCGCCGTCCATACGCAGTGGCGCCCCACGCAGCCGCTCTTCATCTCGTTCGAGTGGCGCGAATTCCGGACGCGCTATAACAGCGGGCTCGCGCGCGGCCGTCAGCTCAATCTCGGCCTGGGCATCGAGCTGTGACGCCGGTCCGTCGGCTCGCACGGCGCCTCCTTGGCGTGCTGGTCGCGGGCGCCGTCCTGCTCGGGCCTCGTGCAACGCTCCGGGCGCAGGGGGCGGTGCGCGGTACGGTGAAGGTGCTCGACAAGTCGGGCGCCCCCGCGGCGGACCTGAGCGACGCGATTGTCTTTCTCGAGTCGGACAATGCGCCGCGTCCAACCGGGTTGATGACGGCCTCCGTCGCCATGCGCCTGCGCGAGTTCGAGCCGCATGTGCAGATCGTGGCCGCCGGCGGCAGTGTCGCGTATCCGAATCAGGATCCGTTCAGCCACAACGTTTTCTCCAACTCGTCGCTCGGGGCGTTCGATCTCGGGCTCTATCGCACCGGCAAGACGCGGTCGGCGACGTTCCCGCGTGCGGGCGTGTACGCGATCTATTGCAACATTCACGCGCGCATGGTGAACTACGTCGTCGCCGTGAAGACCGCGCATGTGGCGCGCGCGTCGGCCACCGGGGCCTTTGTGCTGGAGAATGTGCCGGCGGGCTCGTGGCGGCTGCACGTCTGGCATGAACGCGCGCCGGAACATGTCGAGACGGTGCAGGTGCCGGCGGATGGCGTGAACGCCCTCGCGATCGCGCTCGACGGGCGTGGCTTTGTGGCGAAGCCGCACACCAACAAGTTCGGCCAGCCGTACGCGACCACCCGTGCCGATCGGTACTAGGCGCCCGTCGCGCATGGGTCGCCCGCCCGCCCGGTGATGCGTCTCCCGGCGCGCACGTTCGTGGGCACGCTGCTCCTGCTCGCCGCGGTGCTGGCGGCGGTGCTTGGCACCGCGCTCGTGGGGGCCCGTCGGGCCGCCGCCGCCTCGGCCGAGCGTGGGTTGGAGCAGGCGGCGGATCTCGTGGCGCAGCTGCTCGCTGGGCGCTCACGCAGTCTGGCCGGCGGCGCGCGCGTGTTCGTGCAGGGGCCCTACTTCCGCACGCTCGTCGCCGAACGGCGGCGTGATGACATTCTCGATCAGACATTCGAAGCCGCCGAGCAACTCGAGGCGTCGTGGGTCTTCATCACCGACGCCGCCGGGGTCCTGGTTGCCAAGTCCGACGAACCGTCGGCCTCCGGTGATCAGCTGGCCGGTGTGCCACTGATTGCCGGCGCCCTGCGGGGGCAGGCGACGACCGGGTTCGGCGGATCGGGCGATTCCTTGCTGTTCCTTGCCACCGCGGTGCCGATCACCGCGCCCGGTGGCAGCGCCTTTGGGGTACTGGTGGCCACCAGCCGTCTCGACTCCGCCATGGCGGCGGACATTGCCGTCGCGACGGGCGCGCATGTGGTGTTCTATCTGCGCGATGACGCCGGGCGATCGCACGTGACGGCGGCCACCATGCCGCTCGATTCCGTATCGCGCGTGTCGCTCGCGCGGGCGCTCGACACGGATACGCTCGCGAGCGCGCGTCCGGCGACCGGAACACGCCTCACCCCGCAGACCATCGCCTTGGGCGACAGCAGCTGGTTCTCCTATCCCAGCGCGCTCAACACCGCCGGCGGGACCGAAGTCGGCGGCTATCTCGTCCTGCGCCCGGCGACCGGGTCGCTGGCCGGGTCGACCTGGTTTCGCAACGCGTTGCTGGTGGGCATCGTCCTCGCGGTGCTGCTGGCCGGAGGCGCCACGCTGCTGGTCGATCGCGCGGTGGCCGCTCCCCTGCGTCATGTGCGATGGGATGTGCAGCGGGTCGCCGAAGGCAATCCTGCGGCGCAGGCCGCGCCCGACGGCGCCGCGCCCGAAATCACGGCGCTCGCGCAGGATCTTGCCGCGTGGCGTCGCACGCTCGAGGAGCGCGATCGTCTCGCGCAGCTGGCGGCGGCCACGGCAACGATGGCCGCGCCCGCCGACAACGCGCCCGCCGCCGATCTCCCGCGCACCCGCGGGCGACGCAGTGAGACCGCGCTCGCCTTGCCGCTCCCCGTCTCACGCGGCGGCGACGCCGGACCGCTGCATCTCGAGGCGGGGGATTGGCTCGTGCACCGCTATCATATCGAAGCGCGACTTGGCGGCGGGCCGACGGGCGTGATGTATCGCGCCTTCGATCGGGCGCGACACGAAACGGTCGCGCTGAAGCTGGTGCGCCCCGAACTGCTCAGCGCCGACGTGGCCGCGCGCGAGGCAGCGCTGCACGTCATCCGGCAGGTGGGGGCGCTGGGGCAGACGCATCTGGCGCGGGTGCACGATGTCGGCGATGCGCTCGACACTGTATTCATCAGCAGCGAGTGGGTGCGCGGGATCAGCCTGCGAACGGCGCTGGACGAACATCACGGGCTCGAGGCGCGCGCGCTCGTCGCGGTGGCCCGTCAGCTGTTGTACGGACTCGCGGCGCTGCATGGGCGCGAGCTGGTGCACGGCGATCTCAAACCGGAGAACGTCCTGCTCGGTGCCACCGGGCGCGTGACGATCACCGATGCCGGCGTGGCGCGGCTGCTCCGGGTTGGCGAAGCCCCCGCCCGCACCCGCGGTGATGACGAGGCGCCGATGCCACCCAGTCTCCATGTGAGCGGTCGGGTCATGGGCGCCGCCGTCGGGGCGCCCGACTATATGGCACCGGAACAGCTCATCGGCGCACCGGCCTCCGCGGTGGGCGACGTGTACGCCGTGGGGATCATGTTGCACGAGGCGCTGCGCGGACGCACGCCCTTTGGGCGACAAACGCCGCTCGACGGCCTCGCGGCCAAGCTGCGCGATACCCCGGGGCTGGGGACCCCGGTGGTCCCGCTGACGGTCCCGCCGCTGGAGCGCGTGGAGGCGCCCGCCTCCCTGGAGCAGTGGATCGCCTCGCTGATCGCCGCCGAACCGCGCGAGCGACCGGCCACCGCGCGTCAGGCGCTGGCGCAGCTCGACGCGCTGTTCCCGGCGGAATAGCGCGCCGCCCCCCCAGAAGGCCGCCGGACTCGGGAGGCGCGGAATAATCCGCGCGCCCGCGCCCTCTCCCTCGCCGTGACGACGTTGGTGCGTCGTTGGAGACCCTTCGAGGAGAGGCTTGCATGAGATCCACCATTCGGCGCGGCACCCGGCCGCGGACGCTCGCGATGCTGCTGGCGTGCTCCGGGACCATTGCGCTCACCGCCTGCGGCGGCAGTGGCGATACCGCCGCGGCGCCGGTCGTGGCTGCTTCCATCAGTGTGACGTCGGCGGCCACGGGGCAGCTCGTGTCCTTCGGCGAGACGCGCACGCTGTCGGCATCGGTACTCGACGCCAAATCGGCGGTGATCGCCTCGCCCAGCGTCACATGGACGACCAGCAATGCCAACGTGGCGACGGTGGCGGGCGCCGGCGCCTCCGCCGTGGTGACCGCGACCGGCAATGGGACGGCCACCATCACGGCCACGAGCGGCGCGGTCTCGGCGACCGCGGTCGTGGAAGTCGCGCAGAAGTTCGCCACGTTGACGGTCTCCGCCGCGAGCGCCTCGCTCGGCATCGGGGCCACGACGCAGCTCACCGCGCTGGCCAAGGACGCGCGGGGGAACACGATCACCACCGCCACCGGCTTCAAGTACAGCACGAGCGACCGCACGAAGGCGTTGGTGGATACCGCGTCCGGCCTCGTCACGACGATCGCGCCGGGCTCGGCGACGATGACCGCCACGCTCACGCGCGATGGCGTCACGGCGTCGGGCACGGCCGGGATCACCGTGAATGCGCCGGCCGTCGGCGCCGCCGCGGCTACCGTGCAGGCGAATAACTCCAACGCGTTCGCCCCGTCATCGGTGACCGTCGCCGAGGGGGGGACGGTCACGTGGACCTTCGGGACGGTGGAGCACAACGTGGTGTTCCAGACTGCCGGGGCGCCCACCAGCATCCCGGTCACCTCGAGCGCCAGCGTGCAGCGCACCTTCGCGTCGGCGGGCACCTTTGCCTACGTCTGCTCGCTACACGCCGGTATGTCCGGCACGGTGAACGTGGCGGCGGCGTCGCTCTTTGCGCAGATGAATGGCGCGAATGAGCGCCCCAACGCCAACACCTCGGGGGCGAATGGCGCGGCAATCTTCACACGGAGCGGCAACACGGTGTCGTTCACCGTGGCCTATCAGGGCATCGCGTCCAACCCAACCGGCCTGCATATCCATGCGCCGGCCAACGCGACGCAGACCACGGGCATCGCGGTGGACCTGCTCCGCACTACGCAGATGGGACCGAGCGGCGTGCTCACCGGCACGTTCACCACGACCGACATTCGCTCGGTCGCCGGACAGCCGGCCGTGTCGCTCGATTCGCTCATGACGCTGATCCGCACCGGCAATGCCTACGTGAACGTCCACAGCAGCGCGTTTCCCGGCGGTGAGATCCGCGGACAGACCGGCAACCCGTAAGCGCCTACTCCGCCTGACTCGACGTGGAGTCAGGTGGATGCTCTCTCCCGTGGAGGGCCGTCGAGCCGTGGGTTATGGAGGAGGGAAATGTGCACCGGGTCCGACCACCCGGCCGTGCAGGACCCGACTCCATAACCCCGGCTCGTCGCGCGTCCGGGCGCTCCTTGATTAGAGGAACATCGCGTCGGCGATGGCCGCGACTTCTTCCGCATCCCGCCAGGCCGCTTCCAGCGCTTCGAGCTCGCCCTGCATCGCCTGCCGCTCGGCGTCTTCGTTCATCGCAATCTCGAGCGCGAGGCGCTCGGTCGGCGTGAGCCCCAGCACCCCCACGCTGTCATCCCAGAAGATCGCATTCTTGCGCCGCCGCTCGCGCCGCAAGTGGCTGCTCGCACGAATGAACCGCTCGGCGTCGCCGGCATCGGTGATACGGCGCGTCGCTTCCTGGATCTGCTGTGCGCTCCCACCGCGCTGATTGAGCCGCGCCAGCAACGGGCTCGCGGCCTGCACGGCCTCGCTCGCCGGCAGATCGGTCACCCCCTCGGTGTGCGCGATGCGCAGCGTCCACGGGGCGTCCGCGTCGGCCGCCAGAATCTCGAGCCGCGCGATGTGACTCAGCCGCAGCGGACGCAGCAAACCGTCCGGTGTGCGGACGTGCGCCATCACGTGATCGTATTGCAGCCGGGCCTCGATCTGCTCGAGCGGACGGACGACCCGATCGCGAATGCGGCGCACCCCGGTCAGGGTGAACCCGAGTTCGGCGAACGACGCGGTGGCCCCCACCATCATCGCGGCCCCCGTGCGCGCGAACTGACTGGCCGACTGTGCCGGCGATGGCATGCGCAGGCGACGCCGGGTGAGACGCGAGCCATACCGCCACGCCGCGAACTCGGGGCGAAGCGGGGTGCCCACCCGCACCAGATCAAGCCGGGCGGGCAGGGTGGCCAGCCCGATGTTGTCGGTACTCACCCGCACGGTCGTACCGCGATACAACCGCTCGCACTGCTCGACCGCCTCCCAGCGCTCGTCGAGCGGCGAGAGATTCCAGTTCCGGCACCGCGTGCAGATCACCCACAAGCGCCCCCGCCGACTGTCGAAGGCCAGGCGACGCCCTACGGGAAAACTCTCCAGCACCTCGTTGGAGCCGAGCTTGTCGTGGCAGAACAGACAGGTCGAGAACACGGAAGCGCTCCAGCGCCCGGCCTGCGGCGCTTCAGGGTGACGAGTCGAGCGAAGGGTCCGCGGGGATCGCTCCAGGGCCGGACCACGGCACGGAACGGTCCACGGGCGGCATGCCCGCCATGGCGATCAAGGGCCAATGTGCATCACAACGACGGCCTCGGCATCGGGCCGCTGATGAGAAACCCCTGAGGGACGCATGAAGATCCGATGAAACAGGGGGTGCGGAACGGCGGCGCCGGGTGCTACCGTTCGTCTGCGGTTGGTCCCTGCTGTGCGCCTCACTCCCGACGTCCACCTGCACGCTTCGCCATGGAATCGATGGACACGCTCCCGCCCACCGAATCGCCGTCATCCGATCACGCCGCAAGCGGGTGCGCGGCCTGCTCCCGCCGTCAGTTCCTCGCGTCGGCCTCCGTGCTGTCGCTGAGTGCGCTCGCGGTCGCCTGCGGCGATGGCGTCATCAGCGAGCCCGACGTGCGCCCCGAGTTCCCAAATACGACGTTCACCATCAACCCCGATACGACGCCGGGGCTGCAGCAGATCGGTGGGCGTGCCGTGATCACGAGCGGGAGCGAATCCCCGGTGCTCATAGAACGGGTGGGGACGCGGCAGTATCGCGCGCTCTCGCTGATCTGCCCGCACAAGGGCACCATCGTGGAGGTGCAGTCCTCGGGCTTTACCTGCCCGAATCATCTGGCGCGCTTCGACAGCAACGGTACTTGGCTGGGCGGCCAGCAGACGACCAACCTGTCGCCGGTGGGCGTGATCGTGAACGCCGACGGCACCATCACCGTGGGCGGGGCGCCGCTGCCGCCGGCGCTGGCGCTCGGGGCGACCACCGCGGTGTTCAGCACCCTGGTGGCCGACACCAGCATTGCGGCGCAAACGGTGGCGGTGGCGAACAGTGGGGGCAGCATTCTGAGTGGCCTGCAGGTCTCGCTGGCGTATGCCAGCAACCAGCCGAGCGGGTGGCTCAGTGTGTCGCTCGATCAGGCGAGCGCACCGGCGACGCTCACGCTTCGCGCGGTCCGGGGGACGCTCCCGGTCGGCACCTACAACGCCACGGTGACGCTCACGGCGCCCGGCATCACCAATGGGCCCCAGCAGGTCGCCGTCTCGCTCGTGGTGCGCGATCCGAACGCGGTAGCGGCCCTGCAGGTGTCGGCGGCCACGGCGGCCTTCACCGGGGCGGTGAACAGCACCGTCGCGGCGCAGACGTTGCAGCTCACCAATGGCGGGGGCGGCACCATCAGCGGGCTCGCGACGAGCGTCTCGTACGGGGCAGGCGCGACCGGGTGGCTCTCCGCCACCCTCAGTCAGACGACGGTCCCCGCCACGCTCACCCTGCGCCCGGTGTTGACCGGCCTGGCCGCCGGGACCTACACCGCCAACGTGACCATCAGCGCCCCCGGCATCGCGGCGCGCACGGTGGCCGTGACCCTGTCGGTGACCGCCGCCGGCCTCCGGGTGACGCTCGCCAGCTGGCCGGCCCTGGCCAACGTGGGTGGTGTCGCCGGTAGCGTCGGGACGGTGAACGGCGGCCCCGTGGCCGTGGCCCGCACGGGCCCCTCGAGCTTCCTGGCCTTCTCGATGCGCTGCCCGCACGCCGGGACCACGGTGAACGTGGTCAACAACAGCAGCTTCCGGTGCCCGAACCACGGGGCCCTCTTTGACGGCACCGGCGTCTGGCAGCCCAGCCCGCAGCGCACCACGGACCTCCAGCGCCTGACGGTCAGTTACACCCCCGGCGACACCGTGCTGTACGTGACCTGAGCCGTCCCGCCCGTCGCCCCCGGTTGAACCCGCCTCCAGCTCCGGCTAACTTTCGGAGCTGTTTGGCTTTACCTAGCGTCACCCCTGAATTCGCCCCCGCATCGAGCCATGCCGACATACGAGTTCCGCGCCCCTGACGGCACGATCATCGAGCGCGTCTTCAAGATCAGCGAAGTCCCCGAGTCCATCGACCTGCCCGACGGGCAGGGCGTGGCCACGCGCATCATCTCCGGCGGCGCCGGGCTGCTCTTCAAGGGCACCGGCTTCTACATCACCGATTACGGCAAGGACGGCAAGAAGGATCAGCGTCCCGCCGCCTCGTCCGACACGAAGTCCGAATCCAAGAGCGAGGCCAAGCCGGCCGCGCCGGCCGCCAAGGCCGAATGACAGCCCTCGTGCTGTCTCTTTCCATGAGCCACAACCCGTGACCCACGCCGACGCCCTGCGCGCCGAGCTCGCGCGCGCAGCGCGTTCGCTTGGCGCGCCCGACGACGTTTCGCCCATCCTCGAGCGCCCGCGGGACCCGTCGTTCGGCGACTGGGCCACCAACCTCGCCATGACCCTCGCCAAGCCGCTCGGCAAGAAGCCGCGCGACGTGGCCGAGGCGCTCATCGCCGCGCTCGACCAGAGCGCCGTCGGCGTCGTGTCCGCCGAGATCGCCGGCCCGGGCTTCATCAATCTGCGGCTGGATCCGGGCTTTCAGGCGCGCGGCATTCTGCAGATCCTCGCGAACCCCGAGCAGTGGGGGCGCTCGAACACGGGCAACGGTACCCGCGTCGTGGTGGAGTTCGTGTCGGCGAACCCCACCGGCCCGCTGCATGTCGGTCATGGCCGTCAGGCGGCGCTCGGCGATGCCATCTCCACGCTCCTCGAGTGGACGGGGTGGACCGTCGATCGCGAGTTCTACTACAACGACGCCGGCGCCCAGATCGCCAACCTTGCCAAGAGCACGCAGGCGCGCGTGCGGGAGCTCGGTGGCGCGCCGCTCGAGATCCCGGAGGGCGGCTATCACGGCGACTATATCCGCGAGATCGCCGAGCGCTACGTTGCGCAGCATCCCGAGGATGCCGCCGGCAACGATCTCGACGCCATGCGCCAGTTCGCCGTCGCGGCGCTGCGGCACGAGCAGGACCTCGATCTGCAGGCGTTCGGCGTGCAGTTCGACACGTACTATCTCGAGAGCTCGCTCTACACCGACGGGCGCGTGGACAAGACGGTCGAGGCGCTCAAGCAGAGCGGCTACACGTACGAGGAAGAGGGGGCGCTGTTCCTGCGCACCACCGCCTTCGGCGATGACAAGGACCGCGTGATGAAGAAGAGCGCGGCCAAGGGCGGAGACTACACGTACTTCGTCCCCGACGTCGCCTATCACGTTACCAAGTTCGAACGCGGCTACACGCGCGCGATCAACGTGCAGGGCGCCGATCATCACAGCACCACCACCCGCGTGCGCGCCGGGCTGCAGGCCCTGGGGATCGGGATCCCGCAGGGGTACCCCGACTACGTGCTGCACCAGATGGTGACGGTGATGAAGGGCGGCGAGGAAGTGAAGATCTCCAAGCGCGCCGGCTCGTACGTGACGGTGCGGGATCTGATCGACGAAGTCGGCCGCGATGCGGTGCGCTACTTCTACCTCATGCGGAAGGGCGACTCGCAGCTCGTCTTCGATGTGGATCTCGCCCGCAGTCAGTCGGAAGAGAATCCGGTCTACTACGTGCAGATGGCGCACGCCCGCATGTGCGGCATCTTCCGCGTGGGCGAGATCGACGCCGCGTCGGTCACCGGGCAGGGTGTCGATCTCAACGTGCTGGTGGAGCCGGCCGAACAGGAGCTGGTGAAGCAGCTGCTCGACTTCCCGTCGATGGTGAAGGGCGCCGCCGACAATCTCGAGCCGCACCGCATCGCCGGGTGGCTGCTCGAGACCGCGCGCGCGGCGCACACGTGGTATCACAAGCATCATGTCCTCGGGGAGCCCGAGGCCATTACTCAGGCGCGCCTCGTCCTGGCGCGCGCCACGCAGCTCGGCATTGCCGCCGGGTTGCGCATTCTTGGACTGTCTGCGCCGGAGCGCATGTGAGCGATACCACCGCGGTAACCCCGAGCCCCGTCCTCGTCGTTGGCTCGGTCGCCCTCGATTCCGTCGAAACGCCGTTCGGCAAGGCCGACGACGTGCTGGGCGGCTCTGGCAACTACTTCTCGAGCTCCGCGTCGCACTTTGCGCCGGTGCAGCTCGTGGGCGTGGTCGGTGACGACTATCCCATGGAGAAGCTCGAAGCGCTGCGCGCCCGTGGTGTGGACCTGAGCGGCGTTGAGAAGGCGGCCGGTACGAGCTTCCGCTGGCGCGGGCGGTATCGCCACGATCTCAACTCGGCCGAAACGCTCGAAACGCACCTCGGTGTCTTCTCGCACTTCCGGCCGAAGATTCCTGATGCCTTCAAGGCGTCGCCGTTCGTGTTCCTGGCGAACATCGATCCGCGGC is a genomic window of Gemmatimonadaceae bacterium containing:
- a CDS encoding zf-HC2 domain-containing protein; translated protein: MTDWMGGAVPGARPQPEDDATRQARHDILATLLGAYADGELPLETMTQVEAHLLGCDRCRREVRIQQALADRVATLAVAPVSPALLSKVRAVTSAMPAPAPVPAAPARGSRRVWWAALVGCAVISLAVAQTWPRWRAGGASTPAPVVLTAEPTVVAAVAADFRRASGRDLPGRARDLDAVRAAVAFPVWPLLRDDLRLVGAWTTELDGELAAVLAYRWHDRVIMQYALSDAALFRAVDIRRAFGAGQPIAAQDGNVGVVGWTEAQGGAFLVGDVTWRTLQGLQPVAR
- a CDS encoding protein kinase — protein: MMRLPARTFVGTLLLLAAVLAAVLGTALVGARRAAAASAERGLEQAADLVAQLLAGRSRSLAGGARVFVQGPYFRTLVAERRRDDILDQTFEAAEQLEASWVFITDAAGVLVAKSDEPSASGDQLAGVPLIAGALRGQATTGFGGSGDSLLFLATAVPITAPGGSAFGVLVATSRLDSAMAADIAVATGAHVVFYLRDDAGRSHVTAATMPLDSVSRVSLARALDTDTLASARPATGTRLTPQTIALGDSSWFSYPSALNTAGGTEVGGYLVLRPATGSLAGSTWFRNALLVGIVLAVLLAGGATLLVDRAVAAPLRHVRWDVQRVAEGNPAAQAAPDGAAPEITALAQDLAAWRRTLEERDRLAQLAAATATMAAPADNAPAADLPRTRGRRSETALALPLPVSRGGDAGPLHLEAGDWLVHRYHIEARLGGGPTGVMYRAFDRARHETVALKLVRPELLSADVAAREAALHVIRQVGALGQTHLARVHDVGDALDTVFISSEWVRGISLRTALDEHHGLEARALVAVARQLLYGLAALHGRELVHGDLKPENVLLGATGRVTITDAGVARLLRVGEAPARTRGDDEAPMPPSLHVSGRVMGAAVGAPDYMAPEQLIGAPASAVGDVYAVGIMLHEALRGRTPFGRQTPLDGLAAKLRDTPGLGTPVVPLTVPPLERVEAPASLEQWIASLIAAEPRERPATARQALAQLDALFPAE
- a CDS encoding CHRD domain-containing protein — encoded protein: MRSTIRRGTRPRTLAMLLACSGTIALTACGGSGDTAAAPVVAASISVTSAATGQLVSFGETRTLSASVLDAKSAVIASPSVTWTTSNANVATVAGAGASAVVTATGNGTATITATSGAVSATAVVEVAQKFATLTVSAASASLGIGATTQLTALAKDARGNTITTATGFKYSTSDRTKALVDTASGLVTTIAPGSATMTATLTRDGVTASGTAGITVNAPAVGAAAATVQANNSNAFAPSSVTVAEGGTVTWTFGTVEHNVVFQTAGAPTSIPVTSSASVQRTFASAGTFAYVCSLHAGMSGTVNVAAASLFAQMNGANERPNANTSGANGAAIFTRSGNTVSFTVAYQGIASNPTGLHIHAPANATQTTGIAVDLLRTTQMGPSGVLTGTFTTTDIRSVAGQPAVSLDSLMTLIRTGNAYVNVHSSAFPGGEIRGQTGNP
- a CDS encoding Rieske (2Fe-2S) protein, with product MDTLPPTESPSSDHAASGCAACSRRQFLASASVLSLSALAVACGDGVISEPDVRPEFPNTTFTINPDTTPGLQQIGGRAVITSGSESPVLIERVGTRQYRALSLICPHKGTIVEVQSSGFTCPNHLARFDSNGTWLGGQQTTNLSPVGVIVNADGTITVGGAPLPPALALGATTAVFSTLVADTSIAAQTVAVANSGGSILSGLQVSLAYASNQPSGWLSVSLDQASAPATLTLRAVRGTLPVGTYNATVTLTAPGITNGPQQVAVSLVVRDPNAVAALQVSAATAAFTGAVNSTVAAQTLQLTNGGGGTISGLATSVSYGAGATGWLSATLSQTTVPATLTLRPVLTGLAAGTYTANVTISAPGIAARTVAVTLSVTAAGLRVTLASWPALANVGGVAGSVGTVNGGPVAVARTGPSSFLAFSMRCPHAGTTVNVVNNSSFRCPNHGALFDGTGVWQPSPQRTTDLQRLTVSYTPGDTVLYVT
- the argS gene encoding arginine--tRNA ligase → MTHADALRAELARAARSLGAPDDVSPILERPRDPSFGDWATNLAMTLAKPLGKKPRDVAEALIAALDQSAVGVVSAEIAGPGFINLRLDPGFQARGILQILANPEQWGRSNTGNGTRVVVEFVSANPTGPLHVGHGRQAALGDAISTLLEWTGWTVDREFYYNDAGAQIANLAKSTQARVRELGGAPLEIPEGGYHGDYIREIAERYVAQHPEDAAGNDLDAMRQFAVAALRHEQDLDLQAFGVQFDTYYLESSLYTDGRVDKTVEALKQSGYTYEEEGALFLRTTAFGDDKDRVMKKSAAKGGDYTYFVPDVAYHVTKFERGYTRAINVQGADHHSTTTRVRAGLQALGIGIPQGYPDYVLHQMVTVMKGGEEVKISKRAGSYVTVRDLIDEVGRDAVRYFYLMRKGDSQLVFDVDLARSQSEENPVYYVQMAHARMCGIFRVGEIDAASVTGQGVDLNVLVEPAEQELVKQLLDFPSMVKGAADNLEPHRIAGWLLETARAAHTWYHKHHVLGEPEAITQARLVLARATQLGIAAGLRILGLSAPERM